The following proteins come from a genomic window of Mustela lutreola isolate mMusLut2 chromosome 6, mMusLut2.pri, whole genome shotgun sequence:
- the LOC131833032 gene encoding histone H2B type 1-C/E/F/G/I: MPEPAKSAPAPKKGSKKAVTKAQKKDGKKRKRSRKESYSVYVYKVLKQVHPDTGISSKAMGIMNSFVNDIFERIAGEASRLAHYNKRSTITSREIQTAVRLLLPGELAKHAVSEGTKAVTKYTSSK, encoded by the coding sequence ATGCCTGAACCAGCCAAGTCGGCGCCGGCCCCGAAGAAGGGCTCCAAGAAGGCGGTGACCAAGGCGCAGAAGAAGGACGGCAAGAAGCGCAAGCGCAGCCGCAAGGAGAGCTACTCGGTGTACGTGTACAAGGTGCTGAAGCAGGTGCACCCCGACACCGGCATCTCGTCCAAGGCCATGGGCATCATGAACTCGTTCGTCAACGACATCTTCGAGCGCATCGCGGGCGAGGCGTCCCGCCTGGCGCACTACAACAAGCGCTCGACCATCACGTCCAGGGAGATCCAGACGGCCGTGCGCCTGCTGCTGCCCGGGGAGCTGGCCAAGCACGCCGTGTCCGAGGGCACCAAGGCCGTCACCAAGTACACCAGCTCCAAGTAA
- the LOC131833024 gene encoding histone H2A type 1-H encodes MSGRGKQGGKARAKAKTRSSRAGLQFPVGRVHRLLRKGNYSERVGAGAPVYLAAVLEYLTAEILELAGNAARDNKKTRIIPRHLQLAIRNDEELNKLLGRVTIAQGGVLPNIQAVLLPKKTESHHKAK; translated from the coding sequence ATGTCTGGACGCGGGAAGCAGGGCGGCAAGGCGCGCGCCAAGGCCAAGACGCGCTCGTCGCGGGCGGGTCTGCAGTTCCCGGTGGGCCGCGTGCACCGCCTGCTCCGCAAGGGCAACTACTCGGAGCGGGTCGGGGCCGGCGCGCCCGTGTACCTGGCGGCCGTGCTCGAGTACCTGACGGCCGAGATCCTGGAGCTGGCGGGCAACGCGGCGCGCGACAACAAGAAGACGCGCATCATCCCGCGCCACCTGCAGCTCGCCATCCGCAACGACGAGGAGCTCAACAAGCTGCTGGGCCGCGTCACCATCGCGCAGGGCGGCGTGCTGCCCAACATCCAGGCCGTGCTGCTGCCCAAGAAGACCGAGAGCCACCACAAGGCCAAGTGA